The genomic window CTCGCTGATGCCATTGAAAGTCTGCAGGATCAGCTTGTTCTTCGATGCCCGCACGATAGCGGCGTGAAATTCATAGTCTGTCGAGAGCCATTCGGCCGGCGAATGCAGCCCCGCACGCAGTCGCTCCGCGAGGGACTTCAGCAGCTGCACTTCGTCATCAGTAATTCGTTCGGCTGCCAGAGCGGCCGCCTCGGTCTCCAGCCCCCGTCGCAGCTCCACGATATCGTAAAGCCCTTCAGGATAAGTCTGAACCGCATATCGAAAGAAATCTTCCAGAACGAGCGAGTTGAGGGGGTTAACCGTTGTCTGCTTGCCTTGCTGGACTTTGACGATGCCCATTACGCTCAGATGGTCGATAGCCTCGCGCGCCGTCGGTTTGCTCACGTTAAACTGTCGAACAATCTCCGCCTCGGGAGGAAGCGCGTCTCCGGCCTTTAAAGTGCCGTTGATGATCCACTTCGTAATCTCCTGAGCAACGATCGATGACAGTCTACGTCGGTCGCTAATCCTGGCTGCTACCACAAGCTTGTCCCTCTTCTCTCTACCGCTATCCAACAGGCCCGACACCGTTCCCGGCGGCGGGTTCGTGCCCCCCATATCGTAGTTCTGGGCAGCGGAGAGAGACTTCCTCCCCCACACCTGCGATTTCTGCGGCCCTGCGCACGTGCCGCACTGTATCCGCCGATAGGCTGAAACCCGTTTCCATCGCCTTGCGGCGCGCCTCGCGTGACCGATCCCCGGGGAGCACCACTGCATCGACGCCCGGCAAAGGGGGACATGTCACGACGCGGTCCCGATAAGCGGCGAGGCGCTCTCCATAGTCGCCGAGATTCATCAGTTTCTCGACTAAGAAATAGATGGAAAACAGGCTGTTGGTGTTGGGCCGCGCCTCACCCGCAGTCGCGAGGATCGTCGAGAGGATCTCACTGAAGACCGAGAGGCCGAACCCCTTGAAGCCGCCGAAGGTCATGACGGCGGCATCGCCCGCCATGAAGGCAGCCGGGTCGGCGGTGACCGTGCCGTCGGTCTTCACAAGGCATGGCGTATCCAGCACCATCCCGCGATCGTGCGCCTGTTTGATCGTACTGCCCGATACAGCTGAAGTTGCGCAGTCCAGAACAATCGGTTCGAGAGGCCTGGCACCAGGCAGACCAAGCGCGATCGGGTTGGTGTTGAGGCGCCCCTCGCGGCCCCCATGGGGCGCGACCGGACCGCTTTGTGGAATGCCTTGGCCGAAATGGAGCGACCCCACGTTGCGCTCCGCGGCGATTTCAGCCCAGCGACCATTGCGGCCGAGATGGCCCGAACCAGCAAGGCAGACCAGACAGGTTCCGTCGCGGTCTGCGCGCTCGGCCCCCACGCGTGCGGCGAATGCGCCCGCGATCTGCCCGAAGGCGCGGTTTCCGGCAATGCGTATGAGGCCGCCCGTGTCGCTCTCGATCGTGGGGCGAGCCTGTCCGTCGACCTCGCCGCGCTTCAGTCTCTCGACATAGAAGTCGACCTGCCGCGCCCCGTGAGTGCCATGGCCGGTGAGATCCGCGTCGACAAGGGCATCCGCCACCTCTGCGGCGATGTCGTCCGCGCAGCCCGCGGCCCGAAGAATCAAGGCAAGACAGTCGACGAGATCATCGGCTCCGAGCTGACCGGTCCGCATGGCTCTAGTTCCTCTCACCGTCCCGTCATATGGCGCTGGTCATGGGCACCCAATCGGGGCGTCTGGCGTCACGGGGCCAGCTTCCATAATAGTCGCCCATCTTTTCAAAGTATTCGGCGTAAAAGCGGAGCTTATCCCGATCGATCTCAACCCCGAGGCCCGGCCCCTGGGGCACGGCGATCATGCCGTCCTTGTAGGCCATCTTGCCGCCCTCGATGATGTCGTCGTCCAGATAGTGATAGTGGGCGTCACCCTCAAAGACCATTTCGGGAATGGAGGCTGCGGTATGGATCATGGCGGCGAGCTCAATGCCGAACTCCGTGCCGGAATGCATGGCCATCCCGAGCCCGAAGGTTCGGCAGACGGCTGCCAGTTCCAGCACGCCCCGCGGTCCTTCCCAGTAATGCAGGTCGGTGAGGATGATATCGGCCGCACCCAGCCGGATGCCCGGCGCGAGATCGTCGAATTTGGCGGGATACATGTTGGTCGCGATGGGGATTCGCACCGCCGCCCTGACGGCCGCATTGCCTGTCAGCCCCCAGGAGGGGTCCTCGTAGAACTGCAAACCCAGCGGTTCAAGGCGCTGCCCGATCCTGGTCGCGGTCGGTACGGACCATACCCCGTTGGGATCGATGCGAAGCCCGAAGCGGTCGCCGAGCCGCTTCCGGCAAAGCTCCAGCGCACGGGCCTCTTCTTCTGGGTCCATCACGCCTGCCTTGAGCTTTATGGCCTTGACGCCCAGCGTCTCATGCAATTCAACGCAGTGGTCTGCGACGTCTTCCGCGCAGGTATCATCACCGCCGCCTGGCCTGTCGTAGCGCCAGAACAGATAGCCAATGAACGGCACGGATTGGCGGATAGCACCGCCGAGCAGTTCATGCACGGGGCGGCCGAGAGCCTTGCCCTGGATATCAAGACAGGCCATCTCGATGGCCGCATAAATGAGCGCGTTCGAGATATAGTAGGTCGAACGCAGGACGCGCAGCTTGATGGTATTGAGGTGGAAAGGGTCGAGTCCGATGATGTGCGGTCGGAATTTTTCCATCGCGCGCCGTTGGTCTCCGCCGCCGACCTCACCGAGCCCTACGATCCCCTCGTCGGTAATGAGCTCGACAATTGTGCGCTGAAAACGTCCGGGGTGGACGCCGCGATTGTGCCGCAGCTTGGCGTTTAGTGGAATGGCGACACAGGTTACGCGAAAGTCGACGATCTTCATGATGGCTCAACTCGCTCATGTCTGCTGATGGCCGGCAAAATCAGTCGTGTCGACTTGCCGGCTATAAGATTTCAGCTCCCAGGCGCCCACCGATCGCGTCTTTCACGGACGCAGGCCGGAGGCCGCTTCCTCTGAAAGGACGGATAGCGCGGCGCGTTGCAGCGCCCTATGCGAGCCACGCCTCGGCGATATTCCAGACGCCACCGCCATCTACGGTCAGATTACGCAGATTCTTTCGCGCGACGTGACGAGCATCTCTGAAGAACAGGAACGCATAGTAGGACTTGTCGATCAGAATATTCTGTACGTCCAAATAATATTTCTTGCGCGCATCCCTGTCGAGATGCGTGCGGCCGGCATCGACGGCTGCGAACAATTCCTCATCGCCCTCGATCAGGGAGAAATTCTGATTGGCATTACGTCCGTAGTGGAAGTCATAAATCTGCACGGGATCCGGCCGCGGAACGTTGAAACGCGCCATATAGATGTCCCATGCGCCGGATTGGCGAATGGCGCCGACCGCGCTGCGATCCGGTGCATTGATTTCGACCTCGATGCCCACGTCGGCGAGTTGTTGCTGAATGACCTGGGCGATCTGCGTGTCCGGCTCGCGCTGAATGATCAGCATGGAGAGCTTCAGGCCCTTTCCATGACCAGCTTCAGCCAGCAGGCGCCGGGCTTCCTCGGGATCGTGCGGGGGAATCTTCGGCTGCTCCGGGTTGTAGTCCCACCCCGAAGGCGCGGCGGGCCCGCGCGCGACCGCGCCATAGCCGTCAGCCACGAGATCGAAAAGGAAGGCCCGGTCGACCGCGAGGCTGACGGCACGGCGAACGCGGGGATCGGTCATCGGCGCGCGCCGTGTATTGAAGGCGAGCCACTGCATGACGCCCGGCGGCACCTTCAGCAGGGTCAGGTTGGGGTCGCGCTCGATACCGGGATACTCATTGGGGGGAATATTGTCGGCCACATGCACGGAGCCAGATTTCACCTCGATCAGCTTGACGGCCGGGTTGGTGATGTAGCGCACGCGCAGGTTCTCCGCATAGGGAAGCGCCTTGCCATCTGCTCCCTGGCGCCAGTAGGCTTCGTTACGGCGCAACTCGACATGGCTGCCGACGACCCAGCTCTGGAACACGAAAGGTCCCGTTCCGACAGGCTTGAGCCCGTAGTCCGCGACGCTGTTTTCCTTGAGCGCCTTGGGTGACGACATCATGCCCGGCTCGACCGAAAAGGCCGCGAGCATCCCAGCATTGATTTCCTTCAGGACGATCTTGACGGTGAGATCATCCACGACCTCGACTGCCTGGATTCCAAGAAGGTCGACGGCACGCGTGGCACCAACGGCGGGATCGCGTGTGCGATCGAGGTTGATCTTGACGGCCTCCGCGTTGAAGGGAGTGCCATCATGGAACTTGATGCCTGGGCGGAGATGAAAGACGATACCGCGTCCTTCGTCGGTAACTTCCCAGGACTTCGCAAGCGAAGGGGAAAGGCTTCCATCTTCTTCCTGAATCAGGAGGGAGTCGAATATATGCCCCGTGGTATAGCGATCGCTCGTGGGCGCATTGCCCATCACCGGATCAAGGCTTCGAGGCTGGACGTCGGTCGAGGCCACGATGGTCCCGCCGCGCTTCGGCGCTTCCTGAGCCAAGGCTGGCAACCCGGCTACCAATACCCCTGCGCTTACTCCCGACTTCAGCAATACCCGCCTGCTGATGCCCGACGTTGTCATTGGCGCGTCCTCCCGCTCGTTTTCTACTTATCTAGATATCTTCGCAAAATTTACCCGTCAAGTGGGTGAGTTCCCGGGCGCGCGCAGATACGCCGATGCCGGGATGCTTAATAAAAGTTATATAAATCAGTTTGTTAAGTAGAGCTCAGTTGTATTCGATTTTTGCAAGCACTCATGGTTCGGCCTTCGTATTGACAGAAAATGTCAACATATCTAGATATCTAGTATAAGCAGCCGGAGGAAAGCCATGCAGCCTATCGCCACGATCAACAGGCCCAGTGCGGAACTCGTCGAGGGGTTGAAGGAAATCGGCACAGCCAAGCTCTCAAGCGTCATCTATCGCATGGGCTACCAGAACGTGTTCATGGCCGGGCCGACCAGGGCCCATGCGGCGGGGCGCGCCGTTGCCGGGCCTGCCATTACGTTGCAGTTCATGCCGAAGCGCCGGGACGTGTACGGGGACGACGAGTACGGGAATCCCGAAGCGCAGCTTCACCGGCATGTGCTCTATCAGACCGAGCCTGGTGACATCGTCGTGGTCGATGCAAGGGGCTGCATGACGGCAGGCATCTTCGGCGAGATGATGCTCGCCTATTTCAAGGGCCGGGGCGGCGCCGGCATGGTCGTTGATGGGTGCATCCGCGATTTCCCCAATGTCAGCAAGCTTGAGGTGCCGCTCTGGGTGCGTGGCTTCACGCCGAATTTCCATACCCAGACAGATCTCATGCCGTTCGCCGTGAATGTCCCCGTGGCCTGCGGGGGCGTTCTCGTTCTGCCGGGCGATATCATCGTTGCAGATGACGATGGGGCGATTGCCGTGCCGGCAGTCGCGGCCGAGGAACTCCTGCAGAAGGGCTCGATCTGGCACGAATGGGAGGACTATTCCCGCATCCGTCTACTCGAGGGCGGGGATCTCCGGCGCTACTATCCGCTGGCCGCGGACGCCCGCGGTGAGTTCGAGGCGTGGAAAGCGGCGCAAGCCCAATCCGCCCGCGGTTGAGCGGCGATCGAACAGGCTCGGCTTTGGAGGATTTTTGGTGATGCTGAGGCGAACGGCGGCATCCGTGCACGACTATCGCCTGACGGCGCAATCCATTCTGCCAAGGACGCTCTTCGAATATGTTGATGGCGGCGCACTGGATGAATCGACGCTCGCCCGCAATACGGCGGATTTCGATGAGATTTACATCCGCCAGAAGGTGCTGCGCGGTGCAAAGGTGGAAACAGCCGGATCCGTGCTTGGACATGAGGCGTCATTTCCTGTGGCGCTCGCGCCGATCGGCTCGCTTGGCATGCTCTATCCGCAAGGAGAGATCCTGGCTTTTCGAGCGGCGCGCGCGGCCGGCATCGGGGCCTGCCTGTCTAGCTTTTCGGTGTGCAGCATCGAGGAGGTGATGCCGGAGGTCGGCGACGGGGATGCCTTCCAGCTCTACGTACTCAAGGACCCCGGCCGTACGGAGGAGATTCTCGCGCGCGCCACGGCGGCGGGGTTCAGGAACCTCGTCGTCACCGTCGATACCACCCATCCGGGCATGCGCGATCGGGATCTGCGGAACGGATACCGCTCGGCGGCCCGTCCACCCCTCACCATGCTGCTCGATTGCGCCCTGCACCCACGATGGTTCGCCCGGTCCTGGCGCTCATTGGGACGGGGGCTTGGCAACTTCGCGCACTGGGATGGGGTCGGCAGTGGCCTCATCGCGCAGGCGGCCTACATGTCGCGGCAGCTCAAGACCGATCTCACTTGGAACGATATCGAGGCCGTGGTGAAGCGTTGGCCGGGCAGGGTGGTTGTGAAGGGCATCACAGATCCCGAAGATGTGGCGCGTGCCATCGGCGTCGGTGCCGATGGGGTGGTCGTCAGCAACCATGGGGGGCGGCAACTCGACGGCGTCATGTCCTCGATCGCGGCCCTGCCCGTAATCGCGAACCGCTATTCCGGTGAGGTTGAAATCCTCTTCGACAGCGGCATCAGGCGCGGGAGCCATCTGCTCAAGGCCCTGGCGCTGGGCGCCGACGGCTGCCTCCTGGGTCGAAGTTATGCCTATGGTCTTGCCTCGGCTGGAGCGGACGGCGTCATCGCCGTGCTGGAGATGCTGAGAAAGGAGCTGACGATGAGCATGGCGCTCGCGGGTGTCGCGTCTATCGAGGACCTCAGGACAGGCCGCGTGGCATGCGTCTCCTTGCGCGAGCCTCGCTCCACCGCAAGCGTACCGGCCGAGCTCTGTGAGAGGCTGTAGTTGGCCCGGCCGTTGAGGCCAAGCGGATACGAATGCTCAGGTGTTGCTGAAAGCATGGTCGATCTCGCCCAGCGGGGGGGGGGCTCGCTTGCGCGGGATATCAAGTCATATTGAACGGAGAAGCGTTTCGCGCGCGGATCGCATGTGCGTCTGGACCGCTGTGTCCAGACCGTCCATGTCATCCGCCTTCAAAGCATTGATGATCGCAAGATGTTCATGGAGAGCGACTTCGTTGCGCTCCCGCTCGTCATGCTTTGCCCATTGCAAATGATAATGGAAAATCAATGATATGACTTCGTAGAATTCCTTTATGAAACGGTTATTCGAGGCGTCATTGACAGTTCGGTGAAAGGTCTCGTCCAGACGGGAGAACTGGCGAAAATCAGTCTCTATTCTCCCCAACAGATCAAGGTGCGCGGCTTCCAGCGTTTCCAGCTTACGGCGTCCGTGCTCGGCATGCAGTGTCTGTGTAAAACGGTGGATGGATCGCATTTCGAACATTTCGCGTATGTCGCAGAGCTCCAGTGCGAAATCTCGTGTGAAGCCTTGAAATACCCAGCTTGCGTTCGGACGACGCTGGATAAGGCCGTAGCGACTGAATCGGTTCAGGTATTCCCGAATCCCGGATGTCGAGACATTGAAAAGCCGGGAGAGTTCGAGGCTGTTGATCGCAGCTCCAGGCTGTAGATCGCCCGCGAGCAGCCATTCCTTGACACGGCGCTCTATAAGCTCGGAACTCGCTTCCGTCTCTGTTTCCGGGAAATACTCAGCACGGCGAGGATGTCGCAAAATCCGCTTCTCGCGCCCGCGCACGTCAACGATGCCGGCGGCGTTCAGAGAGACGAGGATCGCTCTGACAGTGGTGCGGCTTATGTCCAGTCGTCTTGCGAGCGCCGGCTCAGAACCCAGGAGCGAGCCGACGGCGTGCTCTGTGACGATCTCAAGGCAGGCATTATAGGCACGCTTATAAACCGAATTGTCTTTCACGGCCGCGCCTCTGCTCGCCTAACGAACTGTTCATGATGCGTAAAATTATCGATAAAAAACATTTTGACATCGGATCTCCGTAAGCTCAAGTGTGTTTTACCGATAATAGACAGATGTGGCGTCTCGCTGAGACGACGTATCGTTTGAGTTGTCCCGCATGACGCCCTCAGTTGGCGTCGACGGGGTTCCAACTGCTAGCCGACTGATCGTTCAGGACCTTGCGATGAAATCAATTGCATGTCGCGCGCCCCATGAAATTGCCCAGGAAGAGCGGGCCGCACCGCAGGCTCTCGCGGAGGGCTGGGTCCTCCTTGACGTGAGTTACGTGGGTATTTGCGGCACGGATTACCACATCTACGAAGGGAAGCACCCTTTTCTGGAGTATCCGCGCGTGATCGGCCACGAGATCTCGGGCGTGGTCTCCAAGGCTCATCCATCCTCCGGTTTCGTCGCCGGGGAAACGGTGGTGGTCAATCCCTATCTGTCCTGTGGGGTTTGCGGCGCCTGCCGCAAGGGGAAGCCCAACTGCTGCGAGCGTATCGAGGTTCTTGGCGTGCATCGCGATGGCGGCATGTGTGAGCAGATCGCGGTTCCCTCCACCAATCTCTACCATGCGGACGGCCTTTCTCCTCGCGATGCGGCCATGGTCGAGTTCCTGGCGATCGGCGCCCATTCGGTGCGTCGTGCCGGAGAGACGAAGGGGTCGGCACTCGTCGTCGGCGCCGGACCGATCGGCCTCGGCGTCGCGATCTTTGCGCGCATCGCCGGTTTGGACGTGACAATCGCCGATGTCGACGCGGGGCGGCTCACGCAGGCGGAGAAGGTCCTCGGGGACGTGGGTTCGGTTGTCGTGGGTGACGCCGATGCCTTGACGCGCGTGAAGGTTCTCGAGCCGGGCGGCTTCGATGTCGTCTTCGATGCGACCGGAAATGCCGGTTCGATCATGGCCGGCTTTCCTTTCGTCGCACATGGCGGGACTTATGTTCTTGTCAGCGTCGTCAAAGACGAGATCACTTTTTCAGATCCGGAATTCCACAAGCGCGAGATGTCGCTGATCGGCAGCCGGAATGCCACCGCGCCGGATTTCGAGCATGTGATTGCGTCGATCGGAAGGGGAGCCGTGCCATTGGATGCTCTCGCGACGCACGAGACGACGCTGGACACAGTGGTTACGGATCTGCCGCGATGGGCTCGCGAGAAGGAGGGGCTGATCAAGGCCCTGGTCAGGATCTGAACACAGATGGCGGCGTCGTGTGTCGCCATCAATCGATGAGATTTCAGGGTCGCGTCGGTGCGGGTATGGTCGCCGGTCGTGCGAGGCGCGCTTGTGCGGTCAAGCGAACGCCGGCGTTAGCGGCGCCGTATCCGCCATATCCGTCACGTTGCACCACCTCGAAGAACAAGCCGCCATCGAGGGTCGCCGTGTAGGCCTGATAGAATGGCCCATCGCTGTCCTGATCGTAGAGAATATTGAGCGCCTTCAGCCAGCCGAGCTCGTCCGCCGCGAGATCGAACCGTGCTTCAAGGTCGTCGTAGTAATTCTCGGGAATGGGAAGCATGGCGACGCCATTGGCGACGAGAGCCGTAACCGTTGCCTGGATATCTGCCGTGGCAAAAGCAATGTGTTGCACGCCCGAGCCGAAGAAATCCGTGATGAAACGCGCTGACAGCGTCCTGTGACTTTGCGATCCGTTGAGGATGAGACGCAAGCCGCGCCCGGCGCTGCCGTGAAGGCCGCTTTCGATTACCTGGCTCTGGACCACGCCGCCGGGATCGATCACAGCCTGACTCGGCGCTTTCATCGTATCGAAGAGCGACGAATAAAACAGCACCCACGTCAGCATTTCCTCATAGTGCATGGTCTGCGATATGTGATCGATCGCCATCAACCCGACGTCAGCTCCGGTCTCGCCGGTCGGCGCGAAGTCCACGTCCGCCCAGCGCCCCAATGCAGAAGTACTGTCGAGGAAATAGAGCAGACTTCCGCCGAGACCCCGCACTGCGGGAATGTCAAGCTCGCCAGGCCCCGCGGCGCCGGTATGCGGCGTATCGAGCAGGGCTGTGGCCCGCCGGATGGTCGCTTGCGCGTCCGCCACCCGGAGAGCGATGGCGCATACCGAAGTACCGTGGGTGATCTGGTAGCTGTGGGCAAAGCCTTCGACGTCGCTGTTGAGCACGATGCGGATGTCACCCTGCCGCCACAAGCCGACATCCTTGGAGCGGTGGGCGCCGGTGCGAATAAATCCGAGGGCCTTGAGCAGGCCTTCAAAGGTCGGCCGGAGCCCCTCGGCCACCGCGAACTCAATGAATTCGACCGCCTCCACCGGCGTGGGTGGCGGCATGGGGACCGCGCCGGGAACAGCGTGGCCCAGCTTTCGCGCCGTATCATCCAGCAGCCAGATCAGGGAGCGATGTCCATCCAGCGCCACTGACCGTGCCGATCCCGCGCGGAACCGGTCATTGAAAATCTCCAGCGAGAGAATCCCGTCGTAGCCCGTGGAGACGAGCGCGTGCATGAAGCCGGCAAGGTCGAGATCGCCCTGACCCGGCAGGCAGCGCCAATGGCGGCTCCACGATAGATGATCCATCTGCAGTCTCGGCGCATCCGCCATCTGCACCATGGCGATCTTGTCACGCGGTATGGTTGTCATCGCCGTCAGGTCGAGCCCGCGCGACAGGATGTGGAAGCTGTCCAGAACGACGCCGATATTGTCGCGATTGGCCCGGCGGACGATCTCCCAGGCGTCGCGATAATCCCAGACGTGCCGGCCCCACGCCAAGGCCTCAAAGCCGATCCGCAAATTGCGTCGGGACGCCCGTTCCCCAAGTTCTGCGAAATCCTGGGCGAGCCGGTCTATGCCGCCGAGGGATTCCGGGGAGACGCTGGAGCAGACGAAAAGCAGATCCGTTCCGAGTTCCTGAAGGAGATCGAACTTGCGTTCCGCGCGATCGAAGGTGCGGGTGCGCCGTGCCTCCGGCATGCCCTCAAAATCGCGAAAGGGCTGGCAGGTCACGATGGCGAGGCCGAGGTCTGCGCATATCAGACGCACCTCAGCCGGCGAACCGGGAAAGGCGATGAGATCATTCTCAAAGATCTCCACCGCCCGGAAACCCGCTGCCGCGATAGCCTCGAGCTTCTCTTGAAGTGTTCCAGATACACAAACCGTCGCTATCGAGGGTATCATGATGGAACCTCCTCCCGTGCAAGGCTGGCAATCGCACGCAGGTCGTCTGACGTGGTCGTCGGAA from Hyphomicrobiales bacterium includes these protein-coding regions:
- a CDS encoding GntR family transcriptional regulator codes for the protein MVAARISDRRRLSSIVAQEITKWIINGTLKAGDALPPEAEIVRQFNVSKPTAREAIDHLSVMGIVKVQQGKQTTVNPLNSLVLEDFFRYAVQTYPEGLYDIVELRRGLETEAAALAAERITDDEVQLLKSLAERLRAGLHSPAEWLSTDYEFHAAIVRASKNKLILQTFNGISEHVRYVQRVCHMQRDMRVPDYNLRLHEKLAEAIIAGDPARTRALMFEHFGYVLPFVAAIVSDKSRLSEMF
- a CDS encoding putative oxidoreductase (Evidence 3 : Putative function from multiple computational evidences) produces the protein MRTGQLGADDLVDCLALILRAAGCADDIAAEVADALVDADLTGHGTHGARQVDFYVERLKRGEVDGQARPTIESDTGGLIRIAGNRAFGQIAGAFAARVGAERADRDGTCLVCLAGSGHLGRNGRWAEIAAERNVGSLHFGQGIPQSGPVAPHGGREGRLNTNPIALGLPGARPLEPIVLDCATSAVSGSTIKQAHDRGMVLDTPCLVKTDGTVTADPAAFMAGDAAVMTFGGFKGFGLSVFSEILSTILATAGEARPNTNSLFSIYFLVEKLMNLGDYGERLAAYRDRVVTCPPLPGVDAVVLPGDRSREARRKAMETGFSLSADTVRHVRRAAEIAGVGEEVSLRCPELRYGGHEPAAGNGVGPVG
- a CDS encoding Glucarate dehydratase, which encodes MKIVDFRVTCVAIPLNAKLRHNRGVHPGRFQRTIVELITDEGIVGLGEVGGGDQRRAMEKFRPHIIGLDPFHLNTIKLRVLRSTYYISNALIYAAIEMACLDIQGKALGRPVHELLGGAIRQSVPFIGYLFWRYDRPGGGDDTCAEDVADHCVELHETLGVKAIKLKAGVMDPEEEARALELCRKRLGDRFGLRIDPNGVWSVPTATRIGQRLEPLGLQFYEDPSWGLTGNAAVRAAVRIPIATNMYPAKFDDLAPGIRLGAADIILTDLHYWEGPRGVLELAAVCRTFGLGMAMHSGTEFGIELAAMIHTAASIPEMVFEGDAHYHYLDDDIIEGGKMAYKDGMIAVPQGPGLGVEIDRDKLRFYAEYFEKMGDYYGSWPRDARRPDWVPMTSAI
- a CDS encoding Peptide/nickel transport system substrate-binding protein; this translates as MTTSGISRRVLLKSGVSAGVLVAGLPALAQEAPKRGGTIVASTDVQPRSLDPVMGNAPTSDRYTTGHIFDSLLIQEEDGSLSPSLAKSWEVTDEGRGIVFHLRPGIKFHDGTPFNAEAVKINLDRTRDPAVGATRAVDLLGIQAVEVVDDLTVKIVLKEINAGMLAAFSVEPGMMSSPKALKENSVADYGLKPVGTGPFVFQSWVVGSHVELRRNEAYWRQGADGKALPYAENLRVRYITNPAVKLIEVKSGSVHVADNIPPNEYPGIERDPNLTLLKVPPGVMQWLAFNTRRAPMTDPRVRRAVSLAVDRAFLFDLVADGYGAVARGPAAPSGWDYNPEQPKIPPHDPEEARRLLAEAGHGKGLKLSMLIIQREPDTQIAQVIQQQLADVGIEVEINAPDRSAVGAIRQSGAWDIYMARFNVPRPDPVQIYDFHYGRNANQNFSLIEGDEELFAAVDAGRTHLDRDARKKYYLDVQNILIDKSYYAFLFFRDARHVARKNLRNLTVDGGGVWNIAEAWLA
- a CDS encoding Regulator of RNase E activity RraA, translated to MQPIATINRPSAELVEGLKEIGTAKLSSVIYRMGYQNVFMAGPTRAHAAGRAVAGPAITLQFMPKRRDVYGDDEYGNPEAQLHRHVLYQTEPGDIVVVDARGCMTAGIFGEMMLAYFKGRGGAGMVVDGCIRDFPNVSKLEVPLWVRGFTPNFHTQTDLMPFAVNVPVACGGVLVLPGDIIVADDDGAIAVPAVAAEELLQKGSIWHEWEDYSRIRLLEGGDLRRYYPLAADARGEFEAWKAAQAQSARG
- the lldD gene encoding L-lactate dehydrogenase; its protein translation is MLRRTAASVHDYRLTAQSILPRTLFEYVDGGALDESTLARNTADFDEIYIRQKVLRGAKVETAGSVLGHEASFPVALAPIGSLGMLYPQGEILAFRAARAAGIGACLSSFSVCSIEEVMPEVGDGDAFQLYVLKDPGRTEEILARATAAGFRNLVVTVDTTHPGMRDRDLRNGYRSAARPPLTMLLDCALHPRWFARSWRSLGRGLGNFAHWDGVGSGLIAQAAYMSRQLKTDLTWNDIEAVVKRWPGRVVVKGITDPEDVARAIGVGADGVVVSNHGGRQLDGVMSSIAALPVIANRYSGEVEILFDSGIRRGSHLLKALALGADGCLLGRSYAYGLASAGADGVIAVLEMLRKELTMSMALAGVASIEDLRTGRVACVSLREPRSTASVPAELCERL
- a CDS encoding Transcriptional regulator, GntR family yields the protein MKDNSVYKRAYNACLEIVTEHAVGSLLGSEPALARRLDISRTTVRAILVSLNAAGIVDVRGREKRILRHPRRAEYFPETETEASSELIERRVKEWLLAGDLQPGAAINSLELSRLFNVSTSGIREYLNRFSRYGLIQRRPNASWVFQGFTRDFALELCDIREMFEMRSIHRFTQTLHAEHGRRKLETLEAAHLDLLGRIETDFRQFSRLDETFHRTVNDASNNRFIKEFYEVISLIFHYHLQWAKHDERERNEVALHEHLAIINALKADDMDGLDTAVQTHMRSARETLLRSI
- the lgoD gene encoding L-galactonate oxidoreductase, yielding MKSIACRAPHEIAQEERAAPQALAEGWVLLDVSYVGICGTDYHIYEGKHPFLEYPRVIGHEISGVVSKAHPSSGFVAGETVVVNPYLSCGVCGACRKGKPNCCERIEVLGVHRDGGMCEQIAVPSTNLYHADGLSPRDAAMVEFLAIGAHSVRRAGETKGSALVVGAGPIGLGVAIFARIAGLDVTIADVDAGRLTQAEKVLGDVGSVVVGDADALTRVKVLEPGGFDVVFDATGNAGSIMAGFPFVAHGGTYVLVSVVKDEITFSDPEFHKREMSLIGSRNATAPDFEHVIASIGRGAVPLDALATHETTLDTVVTDLPRWAREKEGLIKALVRI
- the quiC gene encoding 3-dehydroshikimate dehydratase, whose product is MIPSIATVCVSGTLQEKLEAIAAAGFRAVEIFENDLIAFPGSPAEVRLICADLGLAIVTCQPFRDFEGMPEARRTRTFDRAERKFDLLQELGTDLLFVCSSVSPESLGGIDRLAQDFAELGERASRRNLRIGFEALAWGRHVWDYRDAWEIVRRANRDNIGVVLDSFHILSRGLDLTAMTTIPRDKIAMVQMADAPRLQMDHLSWSRHWRCLPGQGDLDLAGFMHALVSTGYDGILSLEIFNDRFRAGSARSVALDGHRSLIWLLDDTARKLGHAVPGAVPMPPPTPVEAVEFIEFAVAEGLRPTFEGLLKALGFIRTGAHRSKDVGLWRQGDIRIVLNSDVEGFAHSYQITHGTSVCAIALRVADAQATIRRATALLDTPHTGAAGPGELDIPAVRGLGGSLLYFLDSTSALGRWADVDFAPTGETGADVGLMAIDHISQTMHYEEMLTWVLFYSSLFDTMKAPSQAVIDPGGVVQSQVIESGLHGSAGRGLRLILNGSQSHRTLSARFITDFFGSGVQHIAFATADIQATVTALVANGVAMLPIPENYYDDLEARFDLAADELGWLKALNILYDQDSDGPFYQAYTATLDGGLFFEVVQRDGYGGYGAANAGVRLTAQARLARPATIPAPTRP